A portion of the Coturnix japonica isolate 7356 chromosome 4, Coturnix japonica 2.1, whole genome shotgun sequence genome contains these proteins:
- the LOC107313394 gene encoding LOW QUALITY PROTEIN: estradiol 17-beta-dehydrogenase 11-like (The sequence of the model RefSeq protein was modified relative to this genomic sequence to represent the inferred CDS: deleted 2 bases in 1 codon), producing the protein MNLMLGLLLFVGTLLYSYVEALLKLLLPVKRKNVRGELVAWTGAARGLGRATAREFARCQSRLVLWDVEAHGLKETATECEGLGATVHTFVVDCSKREEIYSAAEKVKKDIGDVSILVNNAGVIAAADLLSTQDHQIEKMFEVNILAHIWTTRAFLPTMMKNNHGHIVTVASAAGQFVTSFMVAYCSSKFAAVGFHKALTEELTSLGKDGIKTTCLCPVFMNTGFVKNPSTRLGKILEVDEVVKALMEGILTNQKMVFVPPQLSFALVSEMLIPERASNVLKKLTDVKFDAIVGHGSNQ; encoded by the exons ATGAACCTaatgctggggctgctgctgttcgTGGGCACGCTGCTGTACTCCTACGTGGAGGCgctgctgaagctgctgctgcccgtCAAGAGGAAGAACGTCCGCGGGGAGCTGGTTGCT TGGACTGGCGCTGCCCGCGGCCTGGGCAGAGCCACGGCCCGAGAGTTCGCCCGGTGCCAGAGCCGCCTGGTGCTGTGGGACGTCGAGGCG CATGGCCTCAAGGAGACAGCAACAGAGTGTGAAGGGCTGGGAGCCACTGTTCACACCTTTGTGGTGGACTgcagcaaaagagaagagatCTACAGCGCTGCTGAGAAG GTGAAAAAGGACATTGGTGATGTCTCCATCCTGGTAAATAACGCTGGTGTGATTGCAGCTGCTGACCTGCTCTCCACCCAGGACCACCAAATAGAGAAGATGTTTGAAGTCAACATTCTTGCTCACATCTGG ACAACGAGAGCTTTTCTGCCTACAATGATGAAGAACAACCACGGTCACATTGTCACAGTGGCTTCTGCAGCAGGTCAATTTGTAACTTCTTTCATGGTGGCTTATTG TTCAAGCAAGTTTGCTGCAGTTGGATTTCATAAAGCTCTAACGGAGGAGCTGACTTCACTGGGAAAGGATGGAATAAAAACAACGTGTCTCTGTCCAGTTTTTATGAATACTGGATTTGTCAAAAACCCCAGTACTAG GCTTGGAAAGATCTTGGAGGTTGATGAAGTTGTGAAGGCACTGATGGAAGGAATATTGACCAACCAGAAAATGGTTTTTGTTCCACCACAGCTGAGCTTTGCTTTAGTTTCTGAAAT GTTGATTCCAGAACGTGCCTCGAATGTTCTCAAGAAGCTGACCGATGTTAAGTTTGATGCAATTGTTGGGCATGGAAGCAATCAGtga